Proteins found in one Homalodisca vitripennis isolate AUS2020 chromosome 4, UT_GWSS_2.1, whole genome shotgun sequence genomic segment:
- the LOC124359755 gene encoding pyruvate dehydrogenase E1 component subunit alpha, mitochondrial-like yields the protein MFSRTARALGDTVFSKSKRKPGSLLGSANSYASEATFETKPYKLHKLENGPSTSVTVTKEDALKFFRQMQTIRRLETSAGNLYKEKIIRGFCHLYSGQEACAVGMRAAMRPQDSIISAYRVHGWTYLMGVPVLGVLAELTGRKSGCARGKGGSMHMYTKNFYGGNGIVGAQVPLGVGVAFAAKYQGIDAVCFALYGDGAANQGQIFEVYNMAKLWNIPCIFVCENNGYGMGTSAERASASTNYYTRGDYVPGIWVDGMDVLAVREAAKFAVAHCSEGKGPMVLETVTYRYSGHSMSDPGTSYRTRDEIQTVRQTRDPISSFKEKILSANLVTADELKSIENEIKKEVDEATGLAKKDQEIPMDELAADVCVQFLEPEVRNILPWSPVKHKRLGPAVNAK from the exons ATGTTTTCACGAACTGCAAGGGCTTTGGGGGACACAGTTTTTTCCAAATCAAAG agGAAACCTGGTAGTCTGCTAGGTTCTGCGAATTCCTATGCATCAGAAGCTACATTCGAAACCAAG CCTTATAAACTTCACAAGCTAGAGAATGGACCGTCCACTAGTGTTACTGTCACCAAGGAGGATGCCCTCAAGTTTTTCAGACAAATGCAGACGATCCGAAGGCTTGAGACCTCTGCCGGAAACCTTTACAAGGAGAAGATCATTCGGGGATTTTGTCACTTGTACTCGGGACAG GAAGCTTGTGCTGTGGGAATGCGAGCAGCCATGCGGCCCCAGGACTCCATAATATCTGCATACAGAGTCCATGGCTGGACATACCTGATGGGAGTACCAGTGCTGGGAGTGTTGGCAGAACTGACTGGCCGTAAGTCCGGTTGTGCAAGAGGCAAGGGCGGCTCTATGCACATGTACACCAAAAACTTCTACGGGGGCAATGGCATTGTTGGCGCACAG GTTCCTTTAGGAGTAGGAGTGGCATTTGCTGCCAAGTACCAGGGAATCGATGCTGTTTGTTTTGCTCTGTACGGTGATGGAGCGGCCAACCAGGGGCAGATCTTCGAGGTCTACAACATGGCAAAGCTGTGGAACATCCCTTGTATCTTTGTGTGTGAGAACAATGGATATGGAATGGGCACGAGTGCTGAGAGAGCATCGGCCAGCACTAACTACTACACCAGGGGCGATTACGTCCCAGGAATTTGG GTGGATGGTATGGATGTGCTAGCAGTGAGAGAGGCAGCTAAATTTGCGGTAGCTCATTGTTCAGAAGGTAAAGGTCCCATGGTGTTGGAGACAGTGACATACCGGTACAGTGGTCATTCCATGTCCGACCCCGGCACATCGTACCGGACACGTGACGAGATCCAGACAGTTCGGCAGACCCGAGATCCAATCAGCTCCTTCAAGGAGAAGATACTCTCTGCAAACCTTGTTACTGCTGATGAGTTGAAG AGTATAGAAAACGAAATAAAGAAAGAAGTAGACGAGGCAACAGGTTTGGCCAAGAAGGACCAAGAGATCCCAATGGACGAGCTGGCAGCTGATGTCTGTGTACAGTTTTTGGAACCTGAAGTCAGAAACATACTGCCTTGGTCACCTGTCAAACACAAACGTCTCGGCCCCGCTGTTAAtgctaaataa
- the LOC124359756 gene encoding prefoldin subunit 1, protein MVETTTKLQVADIQIEGLKRSKQHAELTAQEIKALSSETKTYESVGRMFVLTDIPEVCKNLDNRISTCDEKIKSLEGNKSYLERSLKDSKNNLREMVQQRKDAPQEAT, encoded by the exons ATGGTGGAGACTACTACAAAACTTCAGGTAGCTGATATTCAGATTGAAGGACTGAAGAGGTCAAAGCAGCATGCTGAATTGACAGCACAAGAAATTAAg gCTCTATCATCAGAAACGAAAACGTATGAGAGTGTAGGGCGCATGTTCGTGCTTACTGACATTCCAGAGGTCTGTAAAAATCTGGACAACCGCATCAGTACATGCGATGAAAAGATAAAGTCTCTCGAA GGTAACAAGAGCTATTTAGAGAGAAGTTTGAAGGATAGTAAGAACAACTTAAGAGAAATGGTACAACAACGTAAAGACGCCCCACAAGAAGCAACGTAG